AGTACTGGTCAGGTAGTCCCCAGGCCGAAAGTGGGCCAGGGCACCGGCGGCCACCGCCTCCTGCCCAATGTAAAGGTGGACGAAACCCGGGATCTTACCCGCCAAGAAGAGCCGCTCCACCCGCTCCTCAAACCGCCGGATCCGGTACATGATCCGATAGAGGTCAAGGAGCTCCATGGATCTCCTCCCCCGTTACCATGCGTTTTAGGTCCTCCCGCCCCGTCCACAGGGCGGTAAGCTTTTCCACCCCGTAGGCCAAGGTCATCTCGGCCAGCACCACGTCGTGGCGCACGTACTCCTCTGCCACCAAGACCAGGGCAGGATCGCGCGTGCGCACAGCCCAACTTTTGCCTTCTCGGACCAGGTTTCCTACCACCACCTCCTCGTGGTCCTTGGCCACCACGAAAAGCCGGGCCCGGAGCCTCCTCTCCACCACCTGCGGATCCACGAAATGGTGGAAGTAAACCTTGCCCAACCTGGGATCGGCTCGCTGGCCGAAGAGGACCAGCCGGATGGATACGCCCCGCTCCTTAGCATCCAAGAGGTGGGGTTCCAGCGCATCCAGCTGTTCTTGCCAAAGGGACAGGGTCAACGCCCGCCCGGCACGCTGGACCAAGGAACGGGCCTCAGCGAGGGCCCTGTCAAAGCCCTGCACCCGCCAAATGGTTTCCAAGGAAGGTTCGGAGTTAAGCCGTGAAAGGCTTTCCTTTGCCCGGGCCAGCTTATTCCCAACCTCTTGTTCCAACCGGGACAGGAGCTCGGTTGGGGAAACGGCATCGTAGAAAACTCCCTCGCCCTCCTCCACCCGGTAGGCCGCCCCCCTTGCCACCAGACGTTCCAGGGTTTGGTATACCATGGAGCGGGGTACGCCGCTCCCTTTGGCCACCTCGTACCCCTTCTGCCTGCCCCCCCGCACCAACGCTAGGTAAGCCCTGGCCTCGTTGGGACTGAAGCCTAAAGCTTGGAGGTCGGCAAGGGCTGCAGCGTCCCCGTCCATCCAGCCCATAGTAGTTAGCCCCCTAACGACGTCCGCTAGCTTACCACTGCCTTGCCCGGGGCGTCAAGGGTTTGTGCCTTATCTTCCCCTCTAACACCGGAGACCCCCCTGGGATTAACCCT
Above is a window of Thermus albus DNA encoding:
- a CDS encoding TrmB family transcriptional regulator, translating into MDGDAAALADLQALGFSPNEARAYLALVRGGRQKGYEVAKGSGVPRSMVYQTLERLVARGAAYRVEEGEGVFYDAVSPTELLSRLEQEVGNKLARAKESLSRLNSEPSLETIWRVQGFDRALAEARSLVQRAGRALTLSLWQEQLDALEPHLLDAKERGVSIRLVLFGQRADPRLGKVYFHHFVDPQVVERRLRARLFVVAKDHEEVVVGNLVREGKSWAVRTRDPALVLVAEEYVRHDVVLAEMTLAYGVEKLTALWTGREDLKRMVTGEEIHGAP